In Poecilia reticulata strain Guanapo linkage group LG1, Guppy_female_1.0+MT, whole genome shotgun sequence, one genomic interval encodes:
- the LOC103462061 gene encoding retinol dehydrogenase 8-like → MASPEQKVVLITGCSSGIGLRMAVMLAKDEKKRYHVIATMRDLKRKDKLVEAAGDAYGKTLSLAVLDVCSDESVKQCINGIKDRHVDVLINNAGIGLVGPVESIPIEEMKKVFETNFFGVIRMIKEVMPDMKQRRGGHIIVVSSVMGLQGIVFNDVYAASKFAMEGFCESLAVQLLKFNVILSLIEPGPVHTEFEAKMIQDVKQKEYPGADPETVHYFKNIYLPSSVDIFETFGQTPDDIAKCTKKVIEASRPRFRNLTNPLYTPIVALKYADETGGLSVHAFYHMLFNMGPLMHVSLTAMKYLTCGCLRRRTISPN, encoded by the exons ATGGCGAGTCCTGAACAGAAAGTGGTCCTGATCACTGGTTGCTCCTCTGGGATTGGCCTTAGGATGGCTGTGATGCTGGCCAAGGATGAGAAAAAACGTTATCACG TAATAGCCACAATGCGTGACCTGAAACGAAAGGATAAGCTGGTAGAGGCTGCTGGAGATGCATATGGAAAAACTCTTTCTCTTGCTGTGCTGGATGTCTGCAGTGATGAATCTGTCAAACAATGCATAAACGGCATCAAAGATCGACATGTAGACGTCCTTA TCAACAATGCAGGTATTGGCCTGGTGGGTCCAGTAGAAAGCATTCCTATTGAAGAGATGAAGAAAGTATTTGAGACTAATTTCTTTGGAGTCATCAGGATGATCAAGGAAGTGATGCCGGACATGAAGCAGAGAAGAGGAGGACACATCATTGTAGTTAGCAGTGTGATGGGACTACAAG gtATTGTGTTTAATGACGTCTACGCTGCTTCTAAGTTTGCCATGGAGGGCTTTTGTGAGAGTTTGGCTGTGCAGCTTTTGAAGTTTAACGTCAT CCTGTCGCTGATTGAGCCAGGACCGGTGCACACAGAATTTGAAGCAAAGATGATTCAGGATGTGAAACAGAAGGAGTATCCTGGAGCCGATCCCGAAACTGTGCATTACTTCAAGAACATCTATCTTCCTTCTTCTGTGGACATTTTTGAGACATTTGGACAAACACCTGATGACATTGCTAAA tgcacCAAGAAAGTGATCGAAGCAAGTCGACCCCGTTTCCGTAATCTGACCAACCCGCTGTACACGCCGATAGTAGCACTGAAGTACGCCGATGAAACTGGAGGGCTGTCTGTTCATGCTTTCTACCACATGCTCTTTAACATGGGGCCTCTGATGCATGTCAGTCTGACTGCCATGAAGTATCTAACCTGTGGATGTCTGAGGAGAAGGACAATTTCACCAAACTAA